In Geobacillus kaustophilus, a genomic segment contains:
- a CDS encoding Cof-type HAD-IIB family hydrolase, whose product MKPYLIALDLDGTLLKEDKTISPFTKDVIRRAIDAGHFIVIATGRPYRASRMYYEELGLTTPIINFNGAFVHHPRQPSWGVRHSPLPLAVVKDIVELGETYRIKNILAEVMDDVYFHEHDDILLDIVRLGNPTIEIGDLRRSLGKDPTSVLVYTDSDHIEHIQSHLSNVYANVLHHRRWNEPWHVIEIIRHGVHKAVGLKQVADCFGIPRERVIAFGDEDNDLEMIAWAGLGVAMGNAIEPLKTVADDVTKSNEEDGIGLYLQDILGLQPSSRSERPGTDNTSLL is encoded by the coding sequence ATGAAGCCGTATTTAATCGCCCTGGATTTGGATGGAACGTTGCTCAAAGAGGATAAAACGATTTCCCCGTTCACCAAAGACGTCATCCGCCGCGCCATCGACGCCGGCCATTTCATCGTCATCGCCACCGGTCGGCCGTATCGTGCGAGCCGCATGTATTATGAAGAGCTTGGGCTTACGACGCCGATCATCAATTTCAACGGCGCGTTTGTCCATCACCCGCGCCAGCCGTCGTGGGGCGTGCGCCATTCCCCGCTGCCGCTTGCGGTCGTCAAAGACATTGTCGAGCTTGGGGAAACATACCGAATCAAAAACATTTTAGCGGAAGTGATGGATGACGTGTATTTTCACGAACATGACGACATCTTGCTTGACATTGTCCGCCTCGGCAATCCAACGATTGAAATCGGCGATTTGCGCCGCTCGCTCGGCAAAGACCCGACAAGCGTGCTCGTATATACCGACAGCGATCATATCGAACACATTCAATCACATTTGTCAAACGTATACGCCAACGTCCTGCACCACCGGCGCTGGAACGAACCGTGGCATGTCATTGAAATCATCCGCCACGGCGTCCATAAAGCTGTCGGCCTCAAACAAGTTGCCGACTGCTTCGGCATCCCGCGGGAACGCGTCATCGCCTTTGGCGATGAAGACAACGATCTGGAAATGATCGCATGGGCCGGTCTTGGCGTCGCGATGGGCAATGCCATCGAGCCGTTGAAAACCGTGGCCGATGATGTGACAAAAAGCAATGAAGAAGATGGCATCGGCTTGTATTTGCAAGACATCCTAGGCCTGCAGCCTTCTTCCCGTTCAGAAAGACCCGGAACGGATAACACCTCGCTCTTGTGA
- a CDS encoding Crp/Fnr family transcriptional regulator: MANHWMKDRLKTVPLFRELSDYELESLVAISHVRVYKPRTFVFMQGDPLERVYFIHSGTVKIYKTDVSGKEQIVSILQTGEMFPHAGFFLKGTYPAHAEVVEEATLIAIPIHDFEQVLMASPELCMKLFRVMGEKIVDLQNRLEAQVLHNTYEQIVLLLLRLTRTNAVKQGKWHRLTAHVTNRELANMIGTARETVSRTLSQLKRKGLIDVDEHGFYLIDQEGLEKEIFF, translated from the coding sequence ATGGCGAACCATTGGATGAAAGATCGCTTAAAAACCGTTCCGTTGTTTCGCGAACTGTCCGATTATGAACTCGAGTCGCTTGTCGCCATTTCCCACGTGCGCGTCTACAAGCCGCGGACGTTCGTCTTTATGCAAGGCGACCCGCTCGAGCGCGTCTATTTCATTCATTCCGGCACGGTCAAAATTTATAAAACCGATGTAAGCGGGAAAGAACAAATCGTTTCGATTTTGCAGACGGGAGAAATGTTTCCGCACGCTGGCTTTTTCTTAAAAGGAACATACCCGGCCCACGCCGAAGTGGTCGAGGAAGCGACATTGATCGCGATCCCGATCCATGATTTTGAACAAGTGTTGATGGCAAGCCCCGAGCTATGCATGAAACTGTTTCGCGTCATGGGCGAAAAAATCGTCGACTTGCAAAACCGGCTTGAGGCGCAAGTGCTTCATAATACGTACGAGCAAATCGTTCTTCTCTTGCTGCGCCTGACGCGGACGAACGCTGTCAAGCAAGGAAAATGGCATCGCCTCACCGCCCATGTGACGAACCGCGAGCTGGCCAACATGATCGGCACCGCCCGCGAAACGGTGAGCCGCACGTTGAGCCAGCTGAAACGAAAAGGGCTGATTGATGTCGATGAACACGGCTTTTACTTAATCGATCAGGAAGGGCTGGAAAAAGAAATCTTTTTCTAG
- a CDS encoding metal-sulfur cluster assembly factor has product MDVRELAMQQLKTVIDPELGINVVDLGLIYDLKIENGHIDVLMTLTTPGCPLHDSIAGGVKRALEQIAGIRDVRVQVTWNPPWTPERMSEEALRQLGYFA; this is encoded by the coding sequence ATGGATGTCCGCGAACTCGCCATGCAACAACTGAAAACGGTCATTGACCCGGAGCTTGGCATTAACGTCGTCGATTTAGGTTTGATTTATGACTTGAAAATTGAGAATGGCCATATCGATGTCCTGATGACGCTCACGACCCCTGGCTGCCCGCTTCACGACTCAATCGCCGGCGGCGTCAAACGGGCGCTCGAACAAATCGCCGGCATCCGCGACGTGCGCGTCCAAGTGACATGGAACCCGCCATGGACGCCGGAGCGGATGAGCGAAGAAGCGCTTCGGCAGCTTGGCTATTTTGCTTGA
- a CDS encoding DegV family protein, translating to MPIQIITDSGADLPQSYIREHHIAFLPLVVHWNGQDYEDGVTIEPKRVYDAMRGGDVVRTAQPSPMAMKELFLPYAKENRPCLYIAFSSKLSGTYQTAMAVRSELLDEYPDFQLTIIDSKCASLGQGLTVMKAVELAERNTPYNLLCETIEAYCRHMEHIFTVDNLDYLARGGRISKAAAAFGGLLNIKPLLYVEDGALVPLEKLRGRKKVLKRMVELMGERGDDLPKQMIGISHADDEETALELKRMIEETHGCTRFFLSDIGSAIGAHAGPGTIALFFLNKYIEI from the coding sequence ATGCCCATCCAAATCATCACCGACAGCGGAGCAGATTTGCCGCAATCGTACATCCGCGAGCACCACATCGCCTTTTTGCCGCTTGTCGTCCATTGGAACGGCCAAGATTACGAAGACGGCGTGACGATCGAGCCGAAGCGAGTGTATGACGCCATGCGCGGCGGAGATGTCGTCAGAACCGCGCAGCCAAGCCCCATGGCGATGAAAGAGCTGTTTTTGCCATACGCCAAAGAAAATCGGCCATGTTTGTATATCGCCTTTTCCTCAAAATTATCCGGTACATACCAAACGGCGATGGCCGTCCGCAGCGAACTGCTCGACGAATATCCAGACTTCCAGCTGACGATCATCGATTCAAAATGCGCCTCGCTCGGCCAAGGGCTCACTGTCATGAAAGCGGTCGAGCTGGCGGAGCGAAACACACCGTACAACTTGCTTTGCGAAACGATCGAAGCGTATTGCCGCCATATGGAGCACATTTTCACCGTCGACAACTTGGACTACCTCGCGCGCGGCGGACGCATCAGCAAAGCCGCCGCAGCGTTCGGCGGACTGCTCAACATCAAACCGCTTCTCTACGTCGAAGATGGCGCCCTTGTCCCGCTTGAGAAGCTGCGCGGGCGAAAAAAAGTGTTGAAACGCATGGTCGAACTGATGGGCGAGCGCGGCGACGATCTGCCAAAGCAAATGATCGGCATCAGCCACGCGGATGATGAAGAAACCGCGCTCGAACTGAAGCGAATGATCGAGGAAACGCACGGCTGCACGCGCTTTTTCCTCTCCGACATCGGCAGCGCCATCGGCGCCCACGCCGGTCCGGGGACGATTGCCCTCTTTTTTCTGAACAAGTATATTGAAATATGA
- a CDS encoding DUF3813 domain-containing protein, with amino-acid sequence MGNRLFQEARKAVAQAKQAASGETDMSVDRAIAIAKNALSSAYAHSNTAEKAQLRQFQAELDELTQ; translated from the coding sequence ATGGGCAATCGTCTTTTCCAGGAAGCGCGCAAAGCAGTCGCGCAGGCGAAACAAGCCGCCAGCGGCGAGACCGATATGAGCGTTGACCGCGCCATTGCCATCGCCAAAAACGCCTTGTCATCCGCGTACGCGCATTCCAACACGGCGGAAAAAGCGCAGTTGCGTCAATTTCAAGCCGAGCTTGATGAGCTCACCCAATAA
- a CDS encoding heavy metal translocating P-type ATPase, whose product MRNEQALDQLQAKTYRVQGLTCTNCAAKFERNVKALPGVKEAKVNFGAAKLTVWGEATIEQLEQAGAFEQLTIREERERPARREPFWKRKENRNVFASVALLLFGVAADAADRGMLAVVMYLAAIVIGGYSLFWTGLRNLVRWQFDMKTLMTIAILGAAAIGEWQEGAVVVILFSVSEALERYSMENARRSIASLMEMAPAEAIVRRGAEEMTVPVEDVRVGEVMIVKPGGKIALDGIVISGASTVNEAAITGESLPVGKTVGDPVFAGTLNGEGFLEVEVTKRADETTLAKMIDLVEEVQAERAPSQAFVDRFARYYTPFIIVAALLVAIAPPLMIGGDWLDWLYRGLAVLVIGCPCALVISTPVAIVTAIGNAARRGVLIKGGIHLEQIGRLRAVAFDKTGTLTKGEPAVTDIVVYEGSREQLLTIAAAIENRSQHPLASAIVRKAEEERAPFLDVSVDGFQSLTGQGVKAVIGGDTYYIGSPALFTSLVGKLPNEAEQQITAFRKEGKTVMAVGTADRLLGLVAAADQLRPSAPHTIAALRRLGVAEVAMVTGDHEQTAQAIGRQAGVSDIRAGLLPEEKLAAIRELKQRCGVTAMVGDGVNDAPALAAADVGVAMGGAGTDTALETADVVLMADDLRQLPYTIRLGRRTLAVIRQNIAFALGLKALALAAAIPGWLTLWLAVFADMGATLLVTLNSMRLLRVKE is encoded by the coding sequence GTGCGGAATGAACAGGCGTTGGACCAACTACAAGCGAAAACGTACCGGGTGCAAGGACTGACGTGCACGAACTGTGCGGCCAAGTTTGAGAGAAACGTGAAAGCCTTGCCCGGCGTCAAAGAGGCGAAAGTCAATTTCGGCGCCGCCAAGCTTACCGTTTGGGGCGAAGCGACGATCGAACAGCTGGAGCAGGCGGGGGCGTTTGAACAGTTGACAATTCGTGAAGAACGCGAACGCCCGGCCAGGCGGGAGCCGTTTTGGAAGCGAAAAGAAAATCGAAATGTCTTCGCCTCTGTGGCGCTGCTTCTGTTTGGCGTTGCGGCGGATGCGGCGGACAGGGGGATGTTGGCGGTCGTGATGTATTTGGCGGCGATCGTGATCGGCGGCTATTCGCTGTTTTGGACAGGGCTGCGGAATTTGGTCCGCTGGCAGTTTGATATGAAGACGTTAATGACGATCGCCATTCTCGGTGCGGCGGCGATCGGTGAATGGCAGGAAGGGGCGGTTGTTGTCATTTTGTTCTCTGTTAGTGAAGCACTCGAGCGCTACTCGATGGAGAACGCGCGGCGGTCGATCGCTTCGTTGATGGAGATGGCCCCTGCTGAAGCGATCGTTCGGCGCGGCGCGGAGGAAATGACCGTTCCCGTTGAGGACGTTCGCGTCGGGGAGGTGATGATCGTCAAGCCGGGTGGAAAAATCGCCTTGGACGGAATCGTCATAAGCGGCGCCTCGACCGTGAATGAAGCGGCGATCACCGGCGAAAGTCTGCCGGTGGGAAAAACGGTGGGCGATCCAGTGTTTGCCGGAACGTTGAACGGAGAAGGTTTTCTCGAAGTTGAAGTGACAAAACGAGCGGATGAGACGACATTGGCGAAAATGATCGATCTCGTCGAAGAGGTGCAAGCCGAGCGGGCCCCATCGCAAGCGTTTGTCGACCGGTTCGCCCGTTATTATACGCCGTTTATTATCGTGGCGGCGCTGCTTGTCGCCATCGCGCCGCCGCTTATGATAGGAGGCGATTGGCTTGATTGGCTGTACCGCGGCTTGGCCGTGCTTGTCATCGGCTGTCCGTGCGCGCTCGTCATCTCCACCCCAGTGGCGATTGTCACGGCCATCGGAAACGCGGCCCGGCGGGGCGTGCTCATTAAAGGCGGTATTCATCTGGAACAAATCGGCCGGCTGCGCGCCGTAGCCTTTGATAAAACTGGGACGTTGACGAAAGGAGAGCCAGCTGTGACCGATATCGTCGTGTATGAAGGAAGCCGCGAACAACTGTTGACCATCGCCGCTGCCATCGAAAATCGGTCGCAGCACCCGCTCGCTTCGGCCATTGTCCGCAAAGCGGAAGAAGAGAGAGCGCCGTTTCTCGATGTGTCCGTCGATGGGTTTCAATCGCTCACCGGCCAAGGGGTGAAGGCGGTGATTGGGGGGGACACATACTATATCGGCAGCCCTGCCTTGTTCACTAGTTTGGTCGGCAAATTGCCGAATGAAGCGGAACAACAAATCACGGCCTTCCGCAAAGAAGGAAAAACGGTGATGGCCGTTGGCACCGCTGATCGGTTGTTGGGGCTTGTCGCCGCGGCCGATCAACTGCGGCCGTCCGCCCCGCACACGATCGCCGCGCTGCGGCGCCTTGGGGTGGCGGAAGTGGCGATGGTGACGGGCGACCACGAGCAAACCGCACAGGCCATCGGCCGTCAAGCGGGCGTATCCGATATTCGCGCCGGATTGCTTCCGGAAGAGAAATTGGCTGCGATTCGCGAGCTGAAACAACGTTGCGGTGTGACGGCCATGGTCGGCGACGGGGTGAATGACGCCCCTGCCTTGGCCGCAGCCGATGTCGGCGTGGCGATGGGCGGGGCGGGGACGGATACCGCCTTGGAAACGGCTGATGTCGTGCTCATGGCCGACGATTTGCGCCAGCTGCCGTACACGATTCGCCTTGGGCGCCGAACGCTTGCCGTCATCCGGCAAAACATCGCCTTCGCCTTAGGGCTCAAAGCGTTGGCGCTCGCCGCAGCCATCCCAGGCTGGCTCACCCTTTGGCTTGCGGTGTTCGCCGATATGGGCGCAACGCTGCTCGTGACACTCAACAGCATGCGCCTGTTGCGGGTGAAGGAATGA
- a CDS encoding ArsR/SmtB family transcription factor: MRRNDVCDVYCYDEEKVERVQRRLRDENIAAIVPFFKALADENRAKIVYALCGEKELCVCDLANVIGATVATTSHHLRILYKQGIVKYRKDGKLAFYSLDDEHIRELLLVALAHQKEGDRRAE; this comes from the coding sequence ATGCGTCGCAATGATGTCTGCGATGTTTACTGTTATGACGAAGAGAAGGTTGAACGGGTTCAGCGGCGGCTTCGTGATGAAAACATTGCCGCCATTGTGCCGTTTTTCAAGGCGCTTGCCGATGAAAACCGGGCGAAAATCGTGTATGCGCTTTGCGGCGAAAAGGAGCTGTGCGTCTGTGACCTAGCGAACGTGATCGGCGCGACGGTGGCAACGACATCGCATCATTTGCGCATTCTATACAAACAGGGAATCGTGAAATACCGGAAAGATGGAAAACTTGCCTTTTATTCGCTTGATGATGAACATATTCGCGAGTTGCTGCTTGTCGCGCTCGCCCACCAGAAAGAGGGGGATCGCCGTGCGGAATGA
- a CDS encoding DUF2249 domain-containing protein codes for MGVTIELDVREDLQKKREPFEKIMNAIKPLKPGDTFILHAPFKPLPLFPIMKAKGFTYKAEQIKKKHWKVTFTKQGGDE; via the coding sequence ATGGGTGTGACAATTGAACTCGATGTGCGCGAAGATTTGCAGAAGAAGCGCGAACCGTTTGAAAAAATTATGAACGCCATTAAGCCGCTAAAACCGGGCGATACGTTCATTTTGCACGCTCCGTTCAAGCCGCTGCCGCTGTTTCCGATTATGAAAGCGAAAGGGTTTACGTACAAGGCCGAACAAATCAAGAAAAAACATTGGAAAGTGACGTTCACGAAACAGGGGGGAGACGAATGA
- a CDS encoding nitric-oxide reductase large subunit, protein MEVHRSVRPNVRPGRQTTNSFLKSILIFTILISFTVLLVGGYWIFKEMAPRPKEVRSEDGRVLMTKETIIGGQAVFQKYGLMDYGTVLGHGSYMGPDYTAEALKVYTEGMQDYKAKERYHKPFSDLTADEKTIIREQVIKEMRQNRYNPITDVLVLTDAQVYGLEKVRNYYRDVFTNGDGWGLKKGLIQEADMPKTGRAWVADGDQIKQIADFFFWTAWLSSTPRLGDNITYTNNWPYYEDAGNTMSFSAVWWSGASVTILILFIGIILYVFHRYQLSMQEAYAEGKFPVIDLRRQPLTPSQVKAGKYFVVVAALFFVQAMFGALLAHYYTEPDSFFGIKWIHDLLPFNIAKGYHLQLAIFWIATAWLGMGIFIAPLVGGQEPKKQGLLVDLLFWALVVLVGGSMIGQWLGVNGYLGNEWFLFGHQGWEYIELGRVWQIILVVGMLLWLFIVFRGVKRGLKQESDKGGLIHLLFYSAIAVPFFYIFAFFIEPDTNFTMADFWRWWIIHLWVEGIFEVFAVVVIGFLLVQLRLVTKTSTVRALYFQFTILLGSGVIGIGHHYYYNGSPEIWIALGAVFSALEVIPLTLLILEAYEQYKMMRDGGVNFPYKATFWFLISTAIWNLVGAGVLGFLINLPAVSYFEHGQFLTPTHGHAAMMGVYGMFAIAVLLYSLRNIVKPEAWNDKWLKFSCWMLNIGLAGMVAITLLPVGVLQIKEAFAHGYWASRSPSFLKQDIVQNLLLVRFIPDTIFLIGVAALLAFAIKAIFHLRKPTHGEGEELPVANLAEEE, encoded by the coding sequence ATGGAAGTTCATCGATCCGTTCGCCCCAACGTCCGGCCGGGGCGGCAAACGACAAACAGTTTTCTTAAATCGATTCTCATTTTCACCATTTTGATCAGCTTTACCGTCCTGCTTGTCGGCGGGTATTGGATCTTTAAAGAAATGGCGCCAAGACCGAAGGAAGTGCGCAGTGAAGACGGCCGAGTGCTGATGACGAAAGAAACGATCATCGGCGGGCAGGCCGTTTTCCAAAAATACGGGCTGATGGACTACGGCACGGTGCTTGGCCACGGGTCGTATATGGGGCCGGACTATACGGCGGAAGCGCTAAAAGTGTATACGGAAGGCATGCAAGATTACAAAGCGAAAGAGCGGTATCACAAACCATTTTCTGATTTAACAGCCGATGAGAAAACAATCATCCGCGAACAAGTCATCAAAGAAATGCGGCAAAACCGCTACAATCCGATAACCGATGTGCTTGTGTTGACGGACGCCCAAGTGTACGGGCTCGAGAAAGTGCGCAACTACTACCGCGACGTGTTCACAAATGGCGACGGCTGGGGCTTGAAAAAAGGGTTGATTCAAGAAGCCGATATGCCGAAAACGGGCCGCGCTTGGGTGGCGGATGGCGACCAAATCAAACAAATTGCCGACTTTTTCTTCTGGACGGCTTGGCTGTCCAGCACGCCAAGGCTTGGGGATAACATCACGTACACGAACAACTGGCCGTACTATGAAGATGCCGGCAATACGATGTCGTTCTCCGCTGTCTGGTGGAGCGGTGCGAGCGTGACGATTTTGATTTTGTTCATCGGGATCATTTTGTACGTGTTCCACCGCTATCAATTAAGCATGCAAGAAGCGTATGCGGAAGGGAAGTTTCCGGTCATCGATTTGCGGCGGCAGCCGCTTACTCCGTCGCAAGTGAAAGCGGGCAAATATTTCGTCGTCGTCGCCGCGCTGTTTTTCGTCCAGGCGATGTTCGGGGCGCTGCTCGCCCACTACTATACGGAACCGGACAGTTTCTTTGGCATTAAATGGATTCATGATTTGCTGCCGTTTAACATCGCCAAAGGGTATCATTTGCAGCTGGCGATTTTCTGGATTGCAACTGCATGGCTTGGCATGGGGATTTTCATCGCCCCGCTTGTCGGCGGGCAGGAACCGAAAAAGCAAGGGCTGCTTGTGGATCTGCTCTTTTGGGCGCTTGTCGTCCTTGTCGGCGGCAGCATGATCGGCCAATGGCTCGGTGTGAACGGCTATTTAGGAAACGAATGGTTCCTCTTTGGCCACCAAGGTTGGGAATACATTGAGCTGGGCCGCGTTTGGCAAATCATTTTAGTCGTGGGCATGCTCCTTTGGCTGTTTATCGTCTTCCGCGGCGTCAAGCGCGGTCTGAAACAAGAAAGCGACAAAGGCGGGCTCATTCACTTGCTGTTTTATTCGGCCATCGCCGTTCCGTTCTTTTACATCTTCGCTTTCTTTATCGAGCCGGATACGAACTTTACGATGGCGGATTTTTGGCGCTGGTGGATCATCCACTTATGGGTGGAAGGCATTTTCGAAGTGTTTGCTGTTGTCGTCATTGGGTTTTTGCTCGTCCAGCTGCGGCTTGTGACGAAAACATCGACGGTTCGAGCGCTGTACTTCCAATTTACGATTTTGTTGGGCAGCGGCGTGATCGGCATCGGCCACCACTATTACTACAACGGTTCGCCAGAAATTTGGATCGCCCTCGGCGCCGTGTTCTCGGCGCTCGAAGTCATTCCGCTCACGCTGCTCATTTTGGAAGCGTACGAGCAATACAAAATGATGCGAGACGGCGGGGTCAACTTCCCGTACAAAGCAACGTTCTGGTTCTTAATTTCGACAGCGATTTGGAACTTGGTCGGCGCCGGCGTGCTCGGTTTCCTCATCAACTTGCCGGCTGTCAGCTACTTTGAACACGGGCAGTTTTTAACACCGACCCACGGCCACGCGGCGATGATGGGCGTGTACGGCATGTTTGCCATTGCCGTGCTCCTTTACTCGCTTCGCAACATCGTCAAACCGGAAGCATGGAACGACAAATGGCTGAAATTCTCATGCTGGATGCTAAACATTGGGCTCGCAGGCATGGTTGCCATCACGCTCCTTCCGGTCGGGGTGTTGCAAATCAAAGAGGCGTTTGCGCACGGCTATTGGGCATCGCGTTCGCCTTCGTTCCTCAAGCAAGACATCGTGCAAAACTTGCTGCTTGTCCGCTTCATTCCAGATACGATCTTTTTAATCGGCGTCGCCGCGCTGCTTGCTTTTGCCATCAAAGCGATCTTCCATTTGCGCAAACCGACGCATGGGGAAGGGGAAGAGCTGCCGGTGGCGAATTTGGCGGAGGAAGAATAA
- a CDS encoding DUF2249 domain-containing protein: MILDNRGLEPPQPMMRTLAALAKLNPGETLTIINDRRPMFLYEQLDELGYRHETVAREDGSFEIRITKG; encoded by the coding sequence ATGATCCTCGACAACCGCGGGCTCGAGCCGCCGCAGCCGATGATGCGGACGCTGGCCGCCCTCGCCAAGCTCAATCCGGGTGAAACGTTGACGATCATCAACGACCGCCGCCCGATGTTTTTATATGAACAGCTTGATGAGCTCGGCTACCGGCACGAAACCGTCGCACGCGAAGACGGCAGCTTTGAAATCCGCATTACGAAAGGATGA
- a CDS encoding membrane protein: MSNVFPTRTGTETDVRLPFSFITFAVLSFVASQVLLLTVIPSLASGAFRLPLVWAAAHLGLLGFALMTAMGAMYQLVPVAFLTPIWSVRLGFWQFAVTAIGIVAFAISLAAAPTRAFLPGLLLLLGIVLFVWQMAMTLRKQETKNVMTLFVATSLLFLLLTAAAGGLLAFHFFAATGADSHETAFVLHVLFGLCGWFTLLIIGFSYKMAPMFSLAHGFSLRPARCVYALYTSGIAVSLLHLFLPGQVWLMVGTALLTSGFTVFAWHIRTILQKRMKKALDRPFQFSVTAVAIGLALHAAALAAIMIGSGRWIGIIIYLSAVGWIGFSIIGYLFKIVPFLWWTHRYSEKVGQQHVPTLKQMMNERAVAVQCRLWLAALALAAVALATASVPLLAVAQVLLAGLSVAFAGTMLAVFRK; this comes from the coding sequence ATGAGCAACGTGTTTCCCACTCGCACGGGGACGGAAACAGACGTCCGGCTGCCGTTTTCGTTTATCACGTTTGCTGTTTTGTCGTTTGTTGCGTCGCAAGTGTTGCTTCTGACCGTCATTCCGTCACTGGCCAGCGGCGCGTTCCGGCTGCCGCTCGTCTGGGCGGCGGCTCACCTCGGCTTGCTTGGCTTCGCGTTGATGACCGCCATGGGGGCGATGTACCAGCTCGTTCCCGTCGCCTTTTTGACGCCGATTTGGAGCGTGCGGCTTGGCTTTTGGCAGTTTGCCGTGACAGCCATTGGCATCGTTGCGTTCGCGATCAGCTTGGCGGCGGCGCCGACTAGGGCTTTTCTGCCCGGTTTGTTGCTTTTGCTTGGCATCGTCCTATTTGTCTGGCAAATGGCGATGACGTTAAGAAAACAAGAAACGAAAAACGTGATGACGCTCTTTGTCGCTACGTCGCTGTTGTTTTTGCTGCTGACGGCAGCCGCCGGGGGGCTCTTGGCGTTTCACTTTTTCGCCGCCACAGGCGCTGACAGCCATGAAACGGCATTCGTTCTGCACGTATTGTTTGGGCTGTGCGGCTGGTTTACGCTGCTCATCATCGGCTTTTCGTACAAAATGGCGCCGATGTTTTCGCTCGCCCACGGCTTTTCGCTGCGGCCGGCGCGCTGCGTGTATGCGCTGTACACCAGCGGCATCGCCGTGTCTTTGCTTCACTTGTTCCTGCCAGGGCAGGTGTGGCTTATGGTGGGGACGGCCTTGCTCACGAGCGGATTCACCGTTTTCGCCTGGCATATCCGCACCATTTTGCAAAAGCGGATGAAAAAAGCGCTGGACCGTCCGTTCCAATTTTCCGTCACGGCGGTGGCCATCGGCCTTGCGCTGCACGCGGCTGCCCTTGCCGCCATCATGATTGGCAGCGGACGGTGGATTGGCATTATCATCTACCTTTCGGCGGTCGGCTGGATCGGGTTTAGCATCATCGGCTATTTGTTCAAAATCGTGCCATTTTTATGGTGGACGCATCGCTACAGCGAAAAAGTCGGCCAACAACACGTACCGACGTTAAAGCAAATGATGAACGAGCGAGCCGTCGCCGTCCAATGCCGCCTATGGCTTGCCGCCCTCGCGCTCGCGGCCGTTGCGCTTGCGACCGCGAGCGTGCCGCTGTTGGCCGTCGCTCAAGTATTGCTGGCTGGACTAAGCGTCGCCTTTGCCGGAACGATGTTAGCGGTTTTCCGAAAATAA
- a CDS encoding alpha/beta fold hydrolase, producing the protein MVIVEKELLAGVPVLHVVKLEKRDERLPLIFFIHGFTSAKEHNLHFGYLLAEAGYRAVLPDALFHGERGQGLSERKLQLSFWDIVVRTITEIDEMKSELVNHGLADPKRIGLAGTSMGGIITFGALAVYPWVKAAVALMGCPNYSAFFDAMMDGAKRRRIDIPMPPTLLALEKEKLARYDLSKQPEKLAGRPLFIWHGKADQVVPYAYTYEFYEQIKPLYEGNEDRLQFIADPDAGHKVTREAFLETVRWFREYV; encoded by the coding sequence ATGGTCATCGTTGAAAAAGAACTATTGGCTGGCGTGCCGGTTCTTCACGTTGTCAAGCTGGAAAAGCGGGACGAACGGCTGCCGCTCATTTTCTTTATCCACGGCTTTACAAGCGCGAAAGAACATAATTTGCATTTCGGCTATTTGCTTGCGGAAGCGGGCTACCGCGCCGTGCTTCCCGACGCGCTGTTTCACGGCGAGCGGGGGCAGGGCTTAAGCGAACGGAAACTGCAGCTGTCATTTTGGGACATTGTCGTACGAACGATCACCGAAATCGACGAGATGAAAAGCGAACTGGTGAATCACGGGCTTGCCGATCCAAAACGGATCGGGCTCGCCGGGACGTCGATGGGCGGGATCATCACGTTCGGCGCGCTTGCCGTTTATCCGTGGGTGAAGGCGGCGGTGGCGCTCATGGGCTGTCCGAACTACAGCGCGTTTTTTGACGCGATGATGGATGGAGCGAAACGACGCCGCATCGACATCCCGATGCCGCCGACGCTGCTTGCGCTCGAAAAAGAAAAGCTCGCCCGCTACGATTTATCCAAGCAGCCGGAAAAGCTCGCCGGACGACCGCTGTTCATCTGGCACGGGAAAGCCGACCAAGTCGTCCCGTATGCTTATACATATGAGTTTTACGAGCAAATTAAACCACTTTATGAAGGAAACGAGGACCGGCTGCAATTCATCGCTGACCCGGACGCCGGCCATAAAGTGACGCGTGAAGCGTTTTTGGAGACGGTGCGCTGGTTTCGCGAGTATGTGTAA